A window of the Brassica oleracea var. oleracea cultivar TO1000 chromosome C1, BOL, whole genome shotgun sequence genome harbors these coding sequences:
- the LOC106326809 gene encoding sterol 3-beta-glucosyltransferase UGT80A2-like: MPELSPAKLDRASSSSSSSSSSDRASVKIEEIEGGGGSAVVNGSEEVESKPDPPVASIADNAVSESSGGGNKSFSRVWSMPVESSSSSDMAESSSSSLSSPSSSKPKLVKSMSERQQKATHILAEDAAKIFDDTISAGKKLKLLNRIATVKHDGTVEFEVPADAIPQPIPVDREEESSRNGVCPDESIDRVDLQYIPHMQIVMLIVGTRGDVQPFVAIAKRLQEYGHRVRLATHANFKEFVLTAGLEFYPLGGDPKVLAEYMVKNKGFLPSGPSEIQIQRKQMKDIINSLLPACKEPDPDSGNSFKADAIIANPPAYGHTHVAEALRIPIHVFFTMPWTPTSEFPHPLSRVKQPAGYRLSYHIVDSLIWLGIRDMIKDLRKKKLKLRPVSYLSGTQGSGSNIPHGYMWSPNLVPKPKDWGPQIDVVGFCFLDLASNYEPPAELVEWLEAGDKPIYIGFGSLPVQEPEKMTEIIVEALERTKQRGIINKGWGGLGNLKEPKDFVYLLDNVPHDWLFPRCKAVVHHGGAGTTAAGLKAACPTTIVPFFGDQPFWGERVHARGVGPAPIPVDEFSLHKLEDAINFMLDDKVKSSAETLANAMKDEDGVAGAVKAFFKHLPSTQPISPDQISEPSGLFSFRRWFACS; the protein is encoded by the exons ATGCCGGAATTATCGCCGGCTAAACTTGACAGGGCTTCTTCTTCTTCTTCTTCTTCTTCAAGTTCCGACCGTGCTTCGGTGAAAATCGAGGAGATTGAAGGCGGTGGTGGTAGTGCCGTCGTTAATGGCTCTGAAGAAGTAGAGAGCAAACCGGATCCTCCTGTTGCCTCCATTGCCGACAACGCTGTGTCTGAATCTTCAG GTGGTGGCAATAAAAGCTTTTCACGAGTATGGTCAATGCCAGTGGAGAGCTCTTCGAGTAGCGATATGGCTGAATCATCATCATCATCATTATCATCACCATCATCATCGAAGCCTAAGTTAGTTAAGTCAATGTCTGAGAGGCAGCAGAAAGCTACTCACATTCTTGCCGAGGACGCCGCCAAGATTTTCGATGACACAATCTCTGCAGGGAAGAAG CTAAAATTGTTGAACCGTATAGCTACTGTGAAACATGATGGGACAGTTGAGTTTGAAGTTCCAGCAGATGCTATCCCACAACCTATTCCTGTAGACCGTGAAGAAGAATCATCCAGAAACGGTGTTTGCCCTGATGAGTCCATTGATCGGGTGGATCTTCAGTACATCCCTCATATGCAGATTGTGATGCTAATCGTTGGAACACGCGGGGACGTTCAGCCTTTTGTTGCAATAGCCAAACGCCTCCAG GAGTATGGGCATAGAGTCAGGCTTGCAACTCATGCAAATTTTAAAGAGTTTGTTTTGACTGCTGGACTAGAGTTTTATCCTTTAGGTGGAGATCCAAAAGTGCTAGCCGAAT ATATGGTTAAGAACAAAGGTTTTTTGCCATCAGGCCCTTCAGAGATTCAAATCCAACGAAAACAAATGAAGGACATCATAAATTCTCTACTTCCAGCATGTAAAGAGCCTGATCCAGATTCTGGGAACTCCTTTAAAGCTGATGCCATTATAGCCAACCCTCCAGCATATG GACATACTCATGTGGCAGAGGCACTGAGGATACCGATTCACGTATTCTTCACCATGCCATGGAC GCCAACTAGTGAGTTTCCACACCCTTTGTCACGTGTCAAACAACCAGCAGGATACAGA CTTTCTTATCATATCGTTGATTCATTGATCTGGCTTGGAATAAGGGACATGATAAAGGACCTAAGGAAAAAGAAACTGAAGCTGCGTCCTGTTTCATATCTAAGTGGAACACAAGGCTCTGGCTCTAATATTCCACATGGATATATGTGGAGTCCTAATCTAGTCCCAAAGCCTAAAG ATTGGGGCCCACAAATCGATGTAGTGGGGTTTTGCTTCCTTGATCTTGCATCAAATTATGAACCTCCTGCTGAGCTTGTGGAGTGGTTAGAAGCTGGTGACAAACCTATATATATCGGCTTTGGTAGTCTT CCTGTACAAGAACCAGAGAAAATGACTGAGATCATTGTGGAAGCACTTGAAAGAACTAAACAGAGAGGAATCATCAACAAAGGATGGGGTGGCCTTGGAAACT TGAAAGAACCCAAGGACTTCGTCTACTTGTTGGATAATGTCCCACATGACTGGTTATTCCCAAGATGCAAGGCAGTG GTTCATCATGGTGGTGCTGGAACAACGGCTGCAGGTCTTAAAGCAGCG TGCCCAACAACTATTGTGCCTTTCTTTGGAGACCAACCTTTTTGGGGAGAACGAGTGCACGCTAGAGGAGTAGGTCCTGCACCAATCCCAGTGGACGAGTTCTCACTACATAAGCTTGAAGATGCTATCAATTTTATGCTAGACGATAAG GTGAAGAGCAGTGCAGAGACGTTAGCAAATGCGATGAAGGATGAGGATGGTGTGGCTGGAGCTGTGAAGGCCTTCTTCAAACATCTTCCGAGTACGCAACCGATTTCTCCTGATCAGATCTCTGAACCATCAGGATTGTTCTCTTTCAGAAGATGGTTTGCATGTTCGTAA
- the LOC106322764 gene encoding protein TRIGALACTOSYLDIACYLGLYCEROL 4, chloroplastic has protein sequence MNRLRWVGEGDIWELDMSTPVTLEATARAVSNDPLPLGLSRGTRLSRPKQAEFFHRFMATPLIPSFSPLHGGLSLQKVLTFPFPNNWFVSLLGQFDVQRFVSEVKKTEAFVRGSASRLSTLGKHLKDTSLYALGFCSELLLTPEDTLLLTYDTYKCDPNKNPRAKAVFNHKFPLHTLTAEAVWPGLYVDKDGEYWDVPLSVAIDLASLPAESGLSYHLCLHHPSGTPKKFNSDYDVDVEVPPPASLLPGLSLKSAVSYRANMDLWRGITPKLEACKPYDIFLSSPHVSVSGIIGSVMTAAFGENSVRTKLEKDSEGVGGFSLHLPSVNSGFMADALGRASLTAQYGNFQKLFFDLTRFHARLDFPHGLRFLTGATSVAQELLNSRQPSLEAFQKICPEVAVSLQQQIVGPFSLRAESGIRIDLKNGSNPMTIHNTVFAVEYALQVLASAKAVAWYSPKQREFMIELRFYET, from the exons ATGAACAGACTGAGATGGGTCGGAGAGGGAGACATCTGGGAGCTAGACATGTCGACTCCAGTGACACTCGAAGCCACGGCACGAGCCGTTTCCAACGACCCTCTCCCTCTAGGTCTCTCAAGAGGAACTCGTCTCTCTCGCCCTAAGCAAGCAGAGTTCTTCCACCGCTTCATGGCCACACCTCTCATCCCTTCCTTCTCCCCTCTCCATGGTGGCCTCTCCCTCCAAAAAGTCCTCACTTTCCCTTTCCCCAACAACTG GTTTGTGTCTCTTCTGGGTCAGTTCGATGTTCAAAGATTCGTGTCGGAAGTTAAAAAGACTGAAGCTTTTGTTCGTGGGTCAGCTTCTCGGTTAAGCACACTCGGCAAGCATTTAAAGGATACGTCTTTATACGCGTTAGGCTTCTGCTCTGAGCTGTTGTTAACACCAGAGGATACTCTGCTTCTCACCTATGATACTTACAAATGTGATCCTAACAAGAATCCAAGAGCTAAAGCTGTCTTCAATCACAAG TTTCCGCTTCACACTCTGACAGCAGAAGCGGTTTGGCCTGGACTGTATGTGGATAAAGATGGTGAATATTGGGATGTGCCGTTGTCAGTGGCTATTGATCTAGCTTCTCTTCCTGCTGAGTCTGGTTTAAGTTACCATTTATGTTTGCATCATCCCAGTGGAACTCCCAAGAAGTTTAATTCTGATTATGATGTGGATGTGGAAGTGCCTCCTCCTGCTTCTTTGCTTCCTGGTTTGTCTTTAAAATCCGCGGTTTCTTATAGAGCCAACATGGATCTCTGGAGAGGTATCACTCCAAAGCTAGAAGCCTGCAAGCCCTATGACATCTTTCTCAGTAGCCCTCATGTCTCAGTATCTGGGATCATCG GTAGTGTGATGACTGCAGCGTTCGGTGAAAATTCAGTAAGAACAAAACTTGAGAAGGATTCTGAAGGTGTAGGAGGGTTCTCTCTTCATTTACCATCTGTAAACTCCGGATTCATGGCTGATGCCTTGGGACGTGCATCGCTCACAGCTCAATATGGAAACTTTCAGAAGCTCTTCTTTGATCTCACCCGTTTCCATGCTAGATTAGACTTCCCTCATGGTCTGAGGTTCCTTACCGGTGCCACTAGTGTCGCACAAGAGCTTTTGAATTCTCGGCAGCCTAGTTTAGAAGCGTTTCAGAAAATCTGCCCTGAAGTAGCAGTATCTCTGCAGCAACAG ATTGTTGGACCGTTTAGTTTAAGAGCTGAGTCTGGAATTCGGATTGATCTGAAAAATGGATCTAACCCTATGACCATCCACAACACAGTGTTTGCTGTCGAGTATGCTCTCCAAGTGCTTGCTTCTGCCAAAGCTGTTGCGTGGTACTCACCAAAACAAAGAGAATTCATGATTGAGCTTCGATTCTATGAGACCTAG
- the LOC106326189 gene encoding ubiquitin-like-specific protease 1A isoform X2 yields the protein MAPPGNHHRYYPEVKSPLRRQVHAPSPVRKFGLSCPRQVVSGNAVGVLLTSDCNSLERKKLDLPLDYYRTEVVDVDDYDDEVDYVEVISDDDEVENAVDMEEESEKEVSLDEVNPKNGSFMVVDEEAVTDDVCSFEAYRKALKSAENRTSKLKARGFGGFLRERCRGLLRSLRSFFRQDEEPDVRSEPFEPLSKEELTAVKDAFSANFHNILVSHENSNIDITVEKLRCLKPGQWLNDEVINLYLVLLKEREAREPKKFLKCHFFNTFFFTKLVNSATGYNYNAVRRWTSMKKLGYHLIDCDKIFIPIHMNIHWTLAVINIKERKFQYLDSYKGREPRILDALGRYFVDEVRDKNEVDVDVSQWRQEFVQDLPEQSNGFDCGMFMLKYMDFYSRGLDLCFTEEHMAYFRVRTAKEILQLRAE from the exons ATGGCTCCTCCAGGAAACCACCACCGCTACTACCCAGAAGTGAAATCTCCTCTTCGTAGACAAGTCCACGCTCCTTCCCCTGTCCGAAAGTTCGGTCTCTCTTGCCCCCGACAAGTTGTTTCTGGTAATGCTGTAGGAGTTTTACTCACAAGTGACTGTAACAGCTTAGAAAGGAAGAAACTTGATTTGCCTTTGGACTACTATAGAACGGAAGTGGTTGATGTTGACGACTACGACGACGAGGTTGATTACGTGGAGGTGATATCTGATGACGACGAGGTTGAAAACGCTGTGGATATGGAAGAGGAGAGTGAAAAGGAAGTGTCTTTAGATGAAGTCAATCCGAAAAACGGGAGCTTTATGGTGGTGGATGAAGAAGCTGTGACTGATGATGTCTGCAGCTTTGAAGCGTATAGAAAGGCTCTCAAGAGCGCTGAGAACAGGACTTCTAAACTGAAAGCCAGAGGCTTTGGTGGTTTTTTGAGAGAACGGTGTCGTGGCTTGTTGCGAAGCTTGCGTTCCTTTTTTAGACAAGACGAAGAACCA GATGTACGGAGTGAACCGTTTGAACCACTTTCCAAAGAAGAGTTGACAGCAGTCAAGGATGCATTCTCAGCTAATTTTCA CAACATCTTGGTTTCACATGAGAACTCTAATATTGACATTACTGTGGAAAAACTGAGGTGTCTTAAACCAGGTCAATGGTTGAACGATGAG GTGATTAATCTGTATCTAGTATTGCTGAAGGAAAGGGAAGCTAGAGAACCAAAGAAGTTTCTCAAATGTCATTTTTTCAATACATTTTTCTTCACCAAG TTAGTTAATTCGGCGACTGGATACAACTACAATGCAGTCAGAAGATGGACTTCAATGAAGAAGTTGGGATACCATCTCATAGATTGTGACAAG ATATTTATCCCTATACATATGAACATTCACTGGACTTTGGCTGTTATTAATATAAAGGAACGAAAGTTCCAGTATCTGGACTCGTACAAAGGAAGAGAGCCTAGAATCCTCGATGCGCTG GGTAGATACTTTGTAGATGAAGTTAGGGATAAAAATGAAGTGGACGTTGATGTAAGTCAGTGGAGACAAGAGTTTGTGCAGGACCTTCCTGAGCAGAGTAATGG ATTTGATTGTGGAATGTTTATGCTGAAGTACATGGACTTTTACAGCAGAGGTCTGGATCTTTGTTTCACTGAG GAACATATGGCATACTTCCGGGTTAGGACAGCGAAGGAGATTCTGCAACTGAGAGCTGAGTGA
- the LOC106326189 gene encoding ubiquitin-like-specific protease 1A isoform X1 — protein MAPPGNHHRYYPEVKSPLRRQVHAPSPVRKFGLSCPRQVVSGNAVGVLLTSDCNSLERKKLDLPLDYYRTEVVDVDDYDDEVDYVEVISDDDEVENAVDMEEESEKEVSLDEVNPKNGSFMVVDEEAVTDDVCSFEAYRKALKSAENRTSKLKARGFGGFLRERCRGLLRSLRSFFRQDEEPVEDVRSEPFEPLSKEELTAVKDAFSANFHNILVSHENSNIDITVEKLRCLKPGQWLNDEVINLYLVLLKEREAREPKKFLKCHFFNTFFFTKLVNSATGYNYNAVRRWTSMKKLGYHLIDCDKIFIPIHMNIHWTLAVINIKERKFQYLDSYKGREPRILDALGRYFVDEVRDKNEVDVDVSQWRQEFVQDLPEQSNGFDCGMFMLKYMDFYSRGLDLCFTEEHMAYFRVRTAKEILQLRAE, from the exons ATGGCTCCTCCAGGAAACCACCACCGCTACTACCCAGAAGTGAAATCTCCTCTTCGTAGACAAGTCCACGCTCCTTCCCCTGTCCGAAAGTTCGGTCTCTCTTGCCCCCGACAAGTTGTTTCTGGTAATGCTGTAGGAGTTTTACTCACAAGTGACTGTAACAGCTTAGAAAGGAAGAAACTTGATTTGCCTTTGGACTACTATAGAACGGAAGTGGTTGATGTTGACGACTACGACGACGAGGTTGATTACGTGGAGGTGATATCTGATGACGACGAGGTTGAAAACGCTGTGGATATGGAAGAGGAGAGTGAAAAGGAAGTGTCTTTAGATGAAGTCAATCCGAAAAACGGGAGCTTTATGGTGGTGGATGAAGAAGCTGTGACTGATGATGTCTGCAGCTTTGAAGCGTATAGAAAGGCTCTCAAGAGCGCTGAGAACAGGACTTCTAAACTGAAAGCCAGAGGCTTTGGTGGTTTTTTGAGAGAACGGTGTCGTGGCTTGTTGCGAAGCTTGCGTTCCTTTTTTAGACAAGACGAAGAACCAGTTGAG GATGTACGGAGTGAACCGTTTGAACCACTTTCCAAAGAAGAGTTGACAGCAGTCAAGGATGCATTCTCAGCTAATTTTCA CAACATCTTGGTTTCACATGAGAACTCTAATATTGACATTACTGTGGAAAAACTGAGGTGTCTTAAACCAGGTCAATGGTTGAACGATGAG GTGATTAATCTGTATCTAGTATTGCTGAAGGAAAGGGAAGCTAGAGAACCAAAGAAGTTTCTCAAATGTCATTTTTTCAATACATTTTTCTTCACCAAG TTAGTTAATTCGGCGACTGGATACAACTACAATGCAGTCAGAAGATGGACTTCAATGAAGAAGTTGGGATACCATCTCATAGATTGTGACAAG ATATTTATCCCTATACATATGAACATTCACTGGACTTTGGCTGTTATTAATATAAAGGAACGAAAGTTCCAGTATCTGGACTCGTACAAAGGAAGAGAGCCTAGAATCCTCGATGCGCTG GGTAGATACTTTGTAGATGAAGTTAGGGATAAAAATGAAGTGGACGTTGATGTAAGTCAGTGGAGACAAGAGTTTGTGCAGGACCTTCCTGAGCAGAGTAATGG ATTTGATTGTGGAATGTTTATGCTGAAGTACATGGACTTTTACAGCAGAGGTCTGGATCTTTGTTTCACTGAG GAACATATGGCATACTTCCGGGTTAGGACAGCGAAGGAGATTCTGCAACTGAGAGCTGAGTGA